Proteins from a single region of Streptomyces sp. Tu 3180:
- a CDS encoding DUF5133 domain-containing protein — protein MILPAEKELRAVLARFAQARIEHDVCPTGRTSRVLEDTTYTLCVMTGARTVEQALLAADALLEQYGAGSVSLRQEDETLAA, from the coding sequence ATGATCCTTCCGGCGGAGAAGGAACTGCGCGCTGTGCTGGCCCGGTTCGCCCAGGCGCGCATCGAACACGACGTGTGCCCCACCGGGCGCACCAGCCGGGTCCTCGAAGACACCACGTACACGCTGTGCGTGATGACCGGAGCCCGCACCGTCGAGCAGGCCCTGCTCGCGGCAGACGCACTGCTCGAGCAGTACGGGGCGGGCTCCGTGAGCCTCCGTCAGGAGGACGAGACGCTGGCCGCGTAG
- a CDS encoding TauD/TfdA family dioxygenase: MSILSERPTATTLPVLELGPHFGAEIHGIDLGRLDDDQVLALREALVRYKVLFVRGQHGLDDAAQIDFGRRLGEVTVGHPVHDSGDVAPEVYSLDSQDNGFADVWHTDVTFVRRPPAISVLRAVVLPPNGGDTNWADSQLAYESLSPGLRAYVDTLTAVHDGTREFGYYLAQRRQGRGNLWEGEVFTQLTPVEHPVVRVHPESGRKGLFVNPGFTSHVVGVSEHESRGILDILYAHLTKPEHVVRHRWQPGDVALWDNRSTAHYANRDYGDQHRVMHRITLRGDIPVGPAPEAR, translated from the coding sequence ATGAGCATCCTCAGCGAGCGGCCCACCGCGACGACGCTGCCGGTCCTCGAACTCGGCCCGCACTTCGGCGCCGAGATCCACGGCATCGACCTCGGCCGCCTCGACGACGACCAGGTCCTCGCCCTGCGCGAGGCGCTCGTCAGGTACAAGGTGCTGTTCGTACGCGGCCAGCACGGTCTCGACGACGCCGCACAGATCGACTTCGGCAGGCGCCTGGGCGAGGTCACCGTCGGGCACCCCGTCCACGACTCCGGGGACGTGGCACCCGAGGTGTACTCGCTGGACAGCCAGGACAACGGGTTCGCCGACGTGTGGCACACGGACGTGACGTTCGTGCGCAGGCCCCCGGCGATCTCCGTGCTGCGGGCCGTGGTGCTGCCGCCCAACGGCGGCGACACCAACTGGGCCGACAGCCAGCTCGCCTACGAGTCGCTGTCGCCGGGCCTGCGGGCGTACGTCGACACGCTGACCGCCGTCCACGACGGCACCCGCGAGTTCGGCTACTACCTGGCCCAGCGCCGGCAGGGCCGCGGCAACCTGTGGGAGGGTGAGGTGTTCACCCAGCTGACGCCGGTGGAGCACCCGGTGGTACGGGTGCACCCCGAGAGCGGACGCAAGGGCCTGTTCGTGAACCCCGGCTTCACCTCGCACGTCGTGGGCGTCTCGGAGCACGAGAGCCGGGGCATCCTCGACATCCTGTACGCCCACCTCACCAAGCCCGAGCACGTCGTGCGGCACCGCTGGCAGCCGGGCGACGTCGCCCTGTGGGACAACCGCAGCACCGCCCACTACGCCAACCGCGACTACGGCGACCAGCACCGCGTCATGCACCGCATCACGTTGCGCGGGGACATCCCGGTCGGCCCCGCCCCCGAGGCCCGCTGA
- a CDS encoding ABC transporter permease, translated as MFLVLWQLLASSGTWSDTLVPPPAEVWDAFVAVSTTHDGTRGYNGTTLVEHLGISLRRIAVGAGIGIALGVLFGLLMGTVGWLRSLFEPWITFLRTLPPLAYFSLLIIWLGINEEPKVTLLAVAAFPPVAVSTTTAVAAVPKSLIEAARALGGSRWDVVRDVVVPSALPETLTGVRLAVGVAYSSLVAAELVNGLPGIGGMVKDAANYNNTPVVLVGIIAIGVSGLIIDGLLLRLERAVVPWRGRA; from the coding sequence ATGTTCCTCGTGCTGTGGCAGCTGCTGGCGTCGAGCGGGACGTGGAGCGACACACTGGTCCCGCCACCGGCCGAGGTGTGGGACGCGTTCGTCGCCGTGTCCACCACCCACGACGGCACACGGGGCTACAACGGCACCACCCTCGTCGAGCACCTGGGCATCAGCCTGCGCCGCATCGCGGTCGGAGCCGGCATCGGCATCGCCCTCGGTGTGCTGTTCGGGCTGCTCATGGGCACCGTCGGCTGGCTGCGCTCGCTGTTCGAGCCCTGGATCACCTTCCTGCGGACGCTGCCGCCGCTGGCGTACTTCTCGCTGCTCATCATCTGGCTGGGCATCAACGAGGAGCCGAAGGTCACCCTGCTGGCGGTGGCGGCGTTCCCGCCCGTGGCGGTCTCCACCACCACCGCCGTCGCCGCCGTGCCCAAGAGCCTGATCGAGGCGGCCCGGGCACTGGGCGGGTCGCGGTGGGACGTCGTCAGGGACGTCGTCGTGCCGTCCGCCCTGCCGGAGACGCTCACCGGGGTCCGGCTCGCCGTCGGTGTGGCCTACTCCTCCCTCGTCGCCGCCGAGTTGGTCAACGGCCTGCCCGGCATCGGCGGCATGGTCAAGGACGCCGCCAACTACAACAACACCCCCGTCGTGCTCGTCGGCATCATCGCCATCGGCGTCTCCGGCCTGATCATCGACGGCCTGCTGCTGCGGCTGGAACGCGCGGTCGTTCCCTGGCGCGGTCGCGCGTAG
- a CDS encoding SpoIIE family protein phosphatase: protein MEGKRSFRPKRRSRDRFDPRETGGSRRGSRLGPRSLLSPRTTAGQAFLLQIATVLLLVGAATAALVIQADGDSEREAERVSVTAAASFANAPGTAEALDARNPTAVLQPRAEAARQRAGVDFIVVLDTEGVRITYPDPKQIGKKFVGTIEPALEGRTVVEEAGGPMLPAGGGTAVQAVVPVTGADGSVVGLVSAGITVENVGDMVERQLPIILAAGAAALVLSTAGAALVSSRLWRQTRGMGPAEMTRMYEHHDAVLHAVREGVLITEAEGRVLLANDEARRLLDLPANTERRRVADLGLDEEMTRLLASDEPVTDAVRLVGDRLLAVNKRSTAPHGGQAGSVVTLRDSTELATVTGRAEVARERLKLLYDAGVRVGTTLNVTRTAQELAEVSVPRFADVVTVELSDSVLRGEEPPGAVTELRRTAVHGREGDYGLSPVGELIRLSPAGPGAAAAASHRAVLETDLRASDDWRARDPERGRRVLERGVHSLVVAPMRAREALLGVAHFWRAGSSAPFEEEDKSFAEELTARAAIAIDNARRYTREHAMAVTLQRSLLPRGLPEQNALEAASRYLPARAGVGGDWFDVIPLSGARVALVVGDVVGHGLHAAATMGRLRTAVYNFSTLDMPPDELLGHLDELVAHIDTHEAAAEEQDGQEITGATCLYAVYDPVSGQVTAATAGHPGPAVVHPDGSVTFPHLPVSPPLGLGAALPFEAAELTLPEDSKLVLYTDGLIHDRNRYRDLDTGLEALRAALTGSDRTPEATCTAVIEAMLPAQPSDDIALLVARTRRLDPSDFAEWEVARDPAAVAPVRAACARQLADWGLDDISFTTELILSELITNAIRYGGAPITVRLMRGRSLICEVSDGSSTSPRLRRAKTTDEGGRGLFLVAQYAERWGTRYVPAGKVIWTEQSLHDGAAEPGNLGDALLDQWDDEAF, encoded by the coding sequence ATGGAAGGAAAGCGGTCATTCCGCCCGAAACGACGGTCGCGAGACCGCTTCGACCCGCGCGAAACCGGCGGCTCGCGTCGCGGTTCGAGGCTGGGGCCGCGTTCCCTGCTGAGCCCGCGCACCACGGCGGGGCAAGCGTTCCTGTTGCAGATCGCGACCGTGTTGCTGCTGGTCGGAGCCGCGACGGCGGCCTTGGTGATCCAGGCCGACGGTGACAGTGAGAGAGAGGCCGAGCGCGTGTCGGTGACGGCGGCCGCATCCTTCGCGAACGCCCCGGGCACCGCCGAGGCGCTGGACGCCCGGAATCCGACGGCCGTCCTGCAGCCGCGCGCCGAAGCCGCCCGTCAGAGAGCGGGCGTGGACTTCATCGTGGTCCTGGACACCGAGGGTGTCCGCATCACCTACCCCGACCCGAAGCAGATCGGGAAGAAGTTCGTCGGCACCATCGAACCGGCGCTGGAGGGCCGCACCGTCGTCGAGGAGGCCGGCGGACCGATGCTGCCCGCCGGCGGGGGAACGGCCGTGCAGGCCGTGGTCCCGGTGACCGGCGCCGACGGTTCCGTGGTCGGCCTGGTGTCCGCCGGGATCACGGTGGAGAACGTGGGCGACATGGTCGAACGGCAGCTGCCGATCATCCTCGCCGCCGGCGCGGCCGCGCTCGTGCTGTCCACCGCGGGGGCGGCCCTGGTGTCGAGCCGGCTGTGGCGGCAGACGCGCGGCATGGGCCCGGCGGAGATGACCCGGATGTACGAGCACCACGACGCGGTGCTGCACGCCGTGCGGGAGGGCGTGCTGATCACCGAGGCGGAAGGGCGGGTGCTGCTGGCCAATGACGAGGCCCGACGGCTGCTGGACCTCCCGGCGAACACGGAGCGGCGCCGGGTGGCGGACCTGGGGCTGGACGAGGAGATGACGCGGCTGCTGGCGTCGGACGAGCCGGTCACGGACGCGGTGCGTCTGGTCGGGGACCGGCTGCTGGCGGTGAACAAGCGGTCCACGGCCCCGCACGGGGGACAGGCGGGCAGCGTGGTGACGCTGCGGGACAGCACGGAGCTGGCGACCGTGACCGGGCGGGCGGAGGTGGCACGGGAGCGGCTGAAGCTGCTGTACGACGCGGGGGTGCGGGTGGGCACCACGCTGAATGTGACGCGTACCGCTCAGGAACTGGCGGAGGTGTCCGTGCCGAGGTTCGCCGACGTCGTCACCGTGGAGCTGTCGGACTCCGTCCTGCGGGGCGAGGAGCCGCCCGGCGCGGTCACGGAGTTGCGCCGTACCGCCGTCCACGGCCGGGAGGGCGACTACGGCCTCTCTCCCGTCGGCGAGCTGATCCGGCTCTCGCCCGCCGGCCCCGGCGCCGCCGCGGCGGCCAGCCACCGGGCGGTCCTGGAGACGGATCTGAGGGCGTCCGACGACTGGCGGGCACGGGACCCCGAGCGCGGGCGACGGGTGCTGGAACGGGGCGTCCACTCCCTCGTCGTGGCGCCGATGCGGGCGCGGGAGGCACTGCTGGGAGTGGCGCACTTCTGGCGGGCGGGCTCCTCCGCACCGTTCGAGGAGGAGGACAAGTCCTTCGCCGAGGAGCTGACCGCCCGTGCGGCGATCGCCATCGACAACGCCCGCCGCTACACCCGCGAGCACGCCATGGCCGTCACCCTGCAGCGCAGCCTCCTGCCCCGGGGCCTGCCCGAGCAGAACGCGCTGGAGGCGGCCTCCCGGTACCTGCCGGCCCGGGCGGGGGTGGGGGGCGACTGGTTCGACGTCATCCCCCTGTCCGGCGCCCGTGTGGCGCTGGTGGTCGGCGACGTCGTCGGCCACGGCCTGCACGCCGCGGCCACCATGGGCCGGCTGCGTACCGCCGTGTACAACTTCTCCACCCTGGACATGCCGCCCGACGAGCTGCTGGGCCATCTGGACGAGCTGGTGGCCCACATCGACACCCACGAGGCCGCCGCCGAGGAACAGGACGGACAGGAGATCACCGGGGCCACGTGCCTGTACGCCGTCTACGATCCCGTCTCCGGGCAGGTGACCGCCGCCACCGCCGGCCACCCGGGGCCCGCTGTCGTCCACCCGGACGGGAGCGTGACCTTCCCCCACCTGCCGGTCTCCCCGCCGCTGGGCCTGGGCGCGGCCCTGCCCTTCGAGGCCGCGGAGCTGACCCTGCCCGAGGACTCGAAACTGGTGCTCTACACCGACGGGCTGATCCACGACCGGAACCGCTACCGCGACCTGGACACCGGCCTGGAGGCACTGCGCGCCGCCCTGACGGGGTCCGACCGCACCCCGGAGGCCACCTGCACGGCGGTGATCGAGGCCATGCTGCCCGCCCAGCCGAGCGACGACATCGCGTTGCTCGTGGCCCGCACGCGGCGCCTCGACCCCTCGGACTTCGCCGAGTGGGAGGTGGCCCGCGACCCCGCGGCGGTGGCGCCGGTCCGCGCCGCCTGCGCCCGGCAACTGGCGGACTGGGGTCTGGACGACATCAGCTTCACCACCGAGCTGATCCTCAGCGAGCTCATCACCAACGCCATCCGCTACGGAGGCGCCCCGATCACGGTGCGGCTGATGCGCGGCCGGAGCCTGATCTGCGAGGTGTCCGACGGCAGCAGCACCTCGCCCCGCCTGCGCCGGGCCAAAACCACCGACGAGGGCGGCCGCGGCCTGTTCCTCGTCGCCCAGTACGCCGAGCGCTGGGGCACCCGCTACGTCCCCGCGGGCAAGGTCATCTGGACCGAGCAGTCCCTTCACGACGGTGCGGCGGAACCCGGGAACCTCGGCGACGCCCTGCTCGACCAGTGGGACGACGAAGCCTTCTGA
- a CDS encoding ABC transporter substrate-binding protein: MSRSSQAPSRRLLLAGALAAVSAAVTGCSSDSAASTSGGAGRLRIGYFAFPSGDLIVKNKKLLEKALPDHEITWIKFDSGAGVNQAFIGKSLDIAALGSSPFARGVSGSSPIPYKVAWILDVAGRNEALVARKGTGVSDVAGLKGRTIGTPFASTSHYSLLAALEAAGLKPSDVKLVDLQPQAVLAAWQRGDIDAAYVWLPTLDELRRTGTELTSSKEIGGSGKPTLDLAVVSDDLIAEDPKAIDAWRKAEAEALRLLKSDPGGSVRAVAAELGISAADAEAQLKQGVFLTPEQVASADWLGTDGSPGKLLGYVTDTGRFLADQKQIDAAPSEDAVRKAFYLEGLSDAVK, encoded by the coding sequence ATGTCCCGTTCGTCCCAGGCTCCTTCCCGTCGTCTTCTCCTCGCCGGCGCCCTGGCCGCCGTCTCCGCGGCCGTCACCGGCTGCTCCTCCGACAGCGCGGCCTCCACGTCCGGCGGCGCCGGGCGGCTGCGCATCGGCTACTTCGCCTTCCCCAGCGGCGACTTGATCGTGAAGAACAAGAAGCTGCTGGAGAAGGCGCTGCCCGACCACGAGATCACCTGGATCAAGTTCGACTCCGGCGCCGGCGTGAACCAGGCCTTCATCGGCAAGTCCCTCGACATCGCCGCGCTCGGCTCCAGCCCGTTCGCCCGCGGGGTGTCCGGCAGCTCGCCGATCCCGTACAAGGTCGCCTGGATACTCGACGTCGCCGGGAGGAACGAGGCCCTGGTGGCGCGCAAGGGCACCGGCGTCTCCGACGTCGCCGGGCTCAAGGGCAGAACGATCGGCACGCCGTTCGCCTCCACGTCGCACTACAGCCTGCTGGCCGCACTGGAGGCGGCCGGGCTCAAGCCGTCCGACGTCAAGCTCGTCGACCTGCAGCCGCAGGCCGTCCTCGCCGCCTGGCAGCGGGGCGACATCGACGCCGCCTACGTCTGGCTGCCGACCCTGGACGAGCTGCGCAGGACCGGCACCGAGCTCACCAGCAGCAAGGAGATCGGCGGGTCGGGCAAGCCCACCCTGGACCTCGCCGTCGTCTCGGACGACCTGATCGCCGAGGACCCGAAGGCCATCGACGCCTGGCGCAAGGCGGAGGCCGAGGCCCTGCGCCTGCTCAAGTCCGACCCCGGCGGCTCCGTCCGGGCCGTCGCGGCCGAACTGGGCATCAGCGCCGCGGACGCCGAGGCGCAGCTGAAGCAGGGCGTGTTCCTCACCCCGGAACAGGTGGCCTCCGCCGACTGGCTCGGCACCGACGGCAGCCCGGGCAAGCTCCTCGGTTACGTCACCGACACCGGCCGGTTCCTGGCGGACCAGAAGCAGATCGACGCCGCACCGTCCGAGGACGCCGTCCGCAAGGCCTTCTACCTCGAGGGGCTGTCCGATGCCGTCAAGTGA
- a CDS encoding ABC transporter ATP-binding protein — MPSSELTGTPDEVDSARTGSVRLDRVVHRYGRGGETFTAVGPVDLTVPAGEFLVLVGASGCGKSTLLRLIAGFERPTDGSVRVSGDEPRPGRTAGVVFQSPRLFPWRTVRGNIDLALRYAGVDRARWPERRAELLARVGLEGTEERRVWEISGGQQQRVAIARALAAENPLLLLDEPFAALDALTRERLQEDVRRVTDRTGRTTVFVTHSADEAVFLGSRIVVLTRSPGTVALDLPITLPRGGIHAEELRGSREFAALRAQVSHAVKAAAAA, encoded by the coding sequence ATGCCGTCAAGTGAGCTCACCGGCACCCCGGACGAGGTGGACTCCGCCCGCACCGGGTCCGTCCGCCTGGACCGCGTCGTCCACCGGTACGGCCGCGGCGGCGAGACGTTCACCGCCGTCGGCCCGGTCGACCTGACCGTGCCGGCCGGGGAGTTCCTGGTCCTGGTCGGCGCCTCCGGCTGCGGCAAGAGCACCCTGCTGCGGCTGATCGCCGGGTTCGAACGGCCCACCGACGGCTCGGTGCGGGTCTCCGGGGACGAACCACGGCCCGGCAGGACGGCCGGCGTGGTGTTCCAGAGTCCGCGGCTGTTCCCGTGGCGGACCGTGCGCGGCAACATCGACCTGGCACTGCGGTACGCGGGGGTGGACCGTGCGCGGTGGCCCGAGCGCCGCGCGGAGTTGCTGGCCCGGGTCGGCCTCGAGGGCACCGAGGAGCGGCGCGTCTGGGAGATCTCGGGCGGCCAGCAGCAGCGCGTCGCCATCGCCCGGGCGCTCGCCGCCGAGAACCCGCTCCTCCTCCTCGACGAGCCGTTCGCGGCGTTGGACGCGCTGACCCGGGAGCGGCTCCAGGAGGACGTCCGCCGGGTGACCGACCGGACCGGACGGACCACGGTGTTCGTGACGCACTCGGCGGACGAGGCGGTCTTCCTCGGCTCCCGCATCGTCGTGCTGACCAGGAGCCCGGGAACCGTCGCCCTGGACCTGCCGATCACCCTGCCCCGCGGCGGCATCCACGCGGAGGAGCTGCGCGGCTCGCGGGAGTTCGCCGCACTGCGCGCGCAGGTCTCCCACGCCGTCAAGGCCGCCGCGGCGGCCTGA